The Spiribacter roseus genome includes the window CCATGGCCTCAAAGCGGCGTGCATGCTCGGCGATGGTCAGGCGCACGGCGAACGGCGCCCAATGGCCGGCATGGATATGCGCGACGATGCGCTCACGCAGGCTGTCGCCGTCGAGCATCTGCAGATACACGTCAAAAAGCTGCTGCTCGGCCGCCGGCACCTGTCCCTGCATACGGGCCGCCAGCCCGCGAAGGTCGGCCCGGGCCGCCTCCAGCGCCCGGCCAAAGGCGCTCTCCTCGGCCTCGACATGGCGGATGCGTCGATCCGGAATGCTGTCGAGGCTGGCGGGGACGGTCATGACATGCCCCTCGCCAATCCCCAGGCCGCTCGCCCCGGCAATGCCATCGAGCCCCAGCGGATGACCGTCATCGGCGTCCCCCGGGTCGGTCAGTTCGCCGCGCACCCGGGCGTGGGCCATGACACCGGCGAGCTGCGCCGCCATGGTGACCAGAAACGCGACTTCGGCATCGCTGAAGCGGTCACGGGCCTGGCGCTGGACCACCAGCACGCCCAGCCGTGACTGATAGTGGATGATCGGGACGCCCAGAAAGGAGTGGAAGCGCTCCTCGCCGGTCTCGGGAAAATACCGGAACCGCGGATGCCGATCGGCATCGTTGAGGTTGATGGACTCCTCGCGCTCGGCCACCAGTCCCACCAGCCCCTCGCTCACCGGCAGGCGCACCTGGCCCACGGCATCCACATTCAGGCCGCGGGTGGCCATCAGGCGAAGATGCCCGCCATCGCCCTCGAGCAGATAGACCGAGCAGACATCGCCACCGGTGGCCTCGGCCACACGCTCGACAATGATCTCCAGCGCCTGACGGAAATCGCCCGCGGCATTGACCGCCTGGACAATGCGGTGGAGCGTTTCCAGCACGCCGGCTAGCGCCCCTGGCCGGGTCGGGGAATGGCCGGCGGCTGCCCGCAACCGGCATCAGCGGGCCGCGCCGGCGGGCCCTCGGGGAATAACAGGGGGGCGAGCTCGTCGAGCGCCCGGGCATAGACATCGCGCTTGAACGACACGATGGCCTCCAGCGGATACCAGTAGGACACCCAGTCCCAGCGATCAAACTCCGGGTCGGGGCTGGCGTCGAGCCGCACCCGGGTGTCCGCCGAGCGCAGCTGCAGCAGGAACCAGACCTGTTTCTGGCCAATGCAGGTCGGCCGCTGACGGCGACGGATGAGGTGCCGGGGCAAGCGATAGTGCAACCAGCCCCGCGTCGACCCAAGTACGGCGACATCCGCCGGCGTCAGCCCCACCTCTTCGTTGAGTTCGCGGTACAGGGCCGCCTCGGGGCTTTCATTACGCTGGATCCCGCCCTGGGGGAACTGCCAGGCGTTCTGGCCCACGCGGCGCGCCCACAGCAGCTCGCCGGCGCCGTTGGCCAGAATCATCCCGACATTTGGACGAAACCCTTTTGAATCAATCACCTACTTCACCAAATCAAGAATCCTGTTGCGGCTTATTCTTCCACACCGCAGAATCAAGCGGCAATGCGACAACGGGATTAAAGCGTGCAGCTGGCGATTTTCGACCTGGACAACACCCTCCTTGAAGGCGACAGCGATTACCTCTGGGGCCAGCATCTGATTGAGCAGGGTGCGGTCCAGCGCGACGAGTTCGACGCCCAAAACCGGCAGTTCATGCGCGACTACGAGGCCGGCGAGCTCGACATCGAGGCCTTTCTGCAGTTCGCCCTGCGACCGCTCGCTGATCACCCCGAATCCCGCCTGATGGACTGGCGGGACGCGTTCATCGAGCGCCACATCCGCCCCCGGATCCTGCCCGCCGCCTGTGAACTGGTCGACGACCATCGCCGGCGCGGCCATGCGCTGATGATCATCACCGCCACCAACCGCTTCGTCACCGCCCCGATCGCGGCGCTGTTCGATATTCCGGTGCTGCTGGCCACTGAGCCCGAGCGCGGCCCGGCGGGTTACACCGGCCGGCCCGCCGGCATCCCGACCTTCCAGGCGGGCAAGATCGAGGCGCTTCGGGCGTGGCTGGACGAGCAGGAGCAGCGCTTCGACACGCTCCACTTCTACAGCGACTCGCGCAACGACCTGCCGCTGCTCGAAGTGGTGGACCAGCCGGTGGCCATCGATCCCGACCCGGTGCTGGCAGCCGCGGCCCGGGCCAACGGCTGGCCCATGCTGACGCTGCGCGCCGGCGATACCCCGCAACCCCTTGCCTGACAGGAGCCGAGCATGCACCGCACCGCCCTTCACCGACTCACCGGGTTGGCCACCGCCCTGATCGGCACCGCCCTGGCGGGCGCCGCGCAGGCCGAGCTGATCATTGAAGACGCCTGGGCCCGGGCGACGCCACCGGGTTTTTCCAAGGGCGCCGTCTACCTTGAAATCCGCAATGACAGCCGGCGCAGTGACACCCTGATCGGCGTGCACACCGAGCGCGCCGGCCGCGCCGAACTGCATCGCACCATCGAGGAAGGCGGCAACAGCCGCATGGTCCACACGCCCCGGGTGCGCGTGCCCGCTGAGGGCAGCGTGACCTTTGAACCCGGCGGCCGGCACGTGATGATGATGGGCATTGACGAGGCCCTCACCGAGGGCGAGCGCTTCAGCCTTGAACTCGAGGCCGAGACCGCCGGCACCCTCCGGGTCAACGTCGAGGTGCTGGCCCCCACGGCCATGGGCGTCGACTAGATCACGCGGGAGAAGCGCCGTTCGCCGCCGGCCGCTGCCAGGTAGGCGTCGAACGGCATCGCCACGTTGCGCAGGAAAAACCGCCCCCGCGGCGTGACCTCGAGCGCGCCGGGCGCCAGCGTGAGCAGGCCGTCATCCACCAGCGGCGAGAGGGCCGCGAGGGCATCGCCGAAGTAGTCGGCAAAATCGATCCCATGACGCGCCTCAATCGCCGCGTAGTCGACCCGCCCCCGGCACATCACCGCCTGGATCACATCGCGGCGCAGGCGGTCGTCGTCGTCCATGGCCACGCCCCGCCAGATCGGCAGCTCGCCGGCGCGGACCGCGGCCGCATGGCCCTCGGGGTCACGATGATTCTGCATGAAGGCATCCCCGATCTGGCCAATGGATGAGGCCCCCAGGCCGATCAGATCCAGATCGGGGCGGGTGGCATAACCCTGGAAGTTGCGGTGCAGGGTGCCGTTATCGGCCGCCTCGGCCAGTTCATCGCCGGGCAGCGCGAAATGATCCATGCCGATGTACTGATAGCCCTCGCCGGCGAGGCGCTGCATGGCTTCGATCAGCAGGGTGAGCTTCATTTCCGCCGCGGGCAGGGTGGCGTCGGGGATCTGGCGCTGGATGCGGAACATCTGCGGCATGTGCGCATAGTTGTACAGGGCGATGCGGTCGGGGCGCATGGTCATCACCGCGTCCAGGGTCCGCGACAGGCGCTCGGGCGTCTGCAGCGGCAGGCCGTACATCAGATCCAGATTGATGGAGCGAAAGCCCTGGGCGCGAGCCTCCTCAACGATGTCGGCCGTGGCCTGAACGCCCTGGATGCGATTGATCGCCTTCTGCACGTCGTCATCGAAATCCTGCACCCCCAGGCTCAGGCGATTGAAGCCCAGCGCGGCAAGGTGGCGGATGCGCTGGCGGTCCACCGTGCGTGGGTCCACCTCAATGGAAAACTCGCGCCGCTCCGGCGCCGCCAGGGGAAAGCGCTCGGCGATGGCGTCGATCAGTGTCGCCAGATCGTCGTCACTCAGATAGGTCGGGGTACCACCGCCCAGGTGCAGCTGCTCCACGGGACGGTCGTCGGCGAACAGCGCCGCCTGCAGGTCCAGCTCCTCGATCAGCCGGGCCAGATAGTCCTGGGCCCGCCGGTAGTTGGCGGTGATCACCTTGTTGCAGGCGCAGTAGAAGCACACCGTGCGGCAGAACGGCACATGCACGTAGAGCGACAGCGGCCGGGGGATGGGATCACCATTGCTCCAGCTGACATGGTCGCGGTAACGCGCGGCGTCGAAGTCCTCGGTGAACTGGGCGGCGGTCGGATAGGAAGTGTACCGGGGCCCGGTCACGTCATAGCGACGCAGCAGGGCCCGGTCGAGAAGAAGATTGTCGGCCATGGACGCGCCGCTCCCGATGCAGTGTTTCATGTCATCATAGGCGTTGTGCGACACGGCCGGGTTGATCTGTGTCAGTCAGGTGCAGGGTCGGCGGAGGATTGATTTGAAGCACGACGGGAACAACGGCTCAACAGGGCCCGAGACCCTGCGCAGACGGCTGGTACGCCGCGGATGGCTGATGCTGGCGCTGTTTTTCATCGGCCTCGGCAGCGTCGGCGCGGTGCTGCCGCTGCTGCCGACCACGCCGTTTCTGCTCCTCGCGGCCATGTGCGCTTCGCGCAGCTCGCCGGCGCTGCATGCCTGGCTTTACAGCCACCCGCGTTTTGGCCCGCTGCTGCGGGACTGGCGGGATCACCGCGCGATCCGGCCCCGGGCCAAGATCACCGCACTGGTGCTGGTGGCGCTCAGCTGGGGGTGGATGTGGATCAGCGTCGAGCCGCTCTATGCCCGCCTGTCAGCCAGCGCGGTCATGGCCGGCGTGGTCATCTTTCTGGCCACGCGCCCCCACGGACCTAGCCGGTAGTCAGCGCCGCCACCGCGAACAGCCCCGGCACGCAGGCGAACGCTCCGGTCCAGAGGAGGCTGCGCAGGGTGGGCCGATCGGCGATATAGGCCGCCCCATAACCCAGCCGCAGCACCACGAACAGTACCGCCACGGCATCAATCCAGCCCTGCGCACCCCCCAGCTGATGGGCGATGATGACGGCCGCGGCAAACGGCGGGAATGCCTCGAAGGTGTTCAACTGCGCCCAGTGTGCCCGCTGGCGCCAGCCACTCAGGCCCGCCAGCCACTCCCGCGGGCGGGCGTTGTCGAACCGGCCCCGGGACTTTGCCAGACCGGCGAACACGAACGGCATGAAGATCGCGACCAGCACCATCCAGTAGGCCAGCGTCATGACGACTCCGCCTGCAGCTGTGCGTTGACCGCGCGGAAACCGATGTCCGCGCGCATGAAACGGCCCGGCCAGTGCACGGTCTCCGCCAGGTCATAGGCGGCCTGCTGCGCGGCCAGGATGTCGTCTCCCAGGGCACAGGCGCACACCACCCGGCCACCGGCGGTGACCACCTCGTCGCGGGCGTTGGTCGCGGTCCCGGCATGAAACACCTTGCGGCCGTCGCCGTCGGCATCGCCAAGCCCTTCGATGACATCGCCCTTGGCATAGGCGCCCGGATAGCCCGCCGCCGCCAGCACCACCCCCAGACAGGGCCGCGGATCCCACTGCACGGCCCCGGCGTCGAGCCGACCGTTCAGCGCGGCCTCGAACAGCGTCACCGGGTCGCTCGCCAGGCGCATGAGAATCGGCTGGGTCTCGGGGTCGCCCAACCTGACGTTGAATTCAAGGACCCGCGGCTCGCCCCGGGCGTCGATCATCAGGCCGGCGTAGAGGAATCCCCGGTAGCCACGCCCTTCGGCCACCAGGCCACGCACCGTGGGCCGGATCACCGATTCAAGAATCCGCGCATGGACCGCGTCCGTGACCACCGGCGCCGGTGAGTAAGCGCCCATGCCACCGGTGTTGGGGCCCTGGTCGCCGGCGTCGCGGGCCTTGTGATCCTGGGAGCTCGCCAGCGGCAGAACCGTTTCACCGTCCACCAGGGCGATGAAGCTGGCTTCCTCACCGGTCAGGAAGTCCTCGACCACGATGCGCTCGCTGGCCGCGCCGAATGCCCCGCCCAGCATGGATGTGGCCGCCTCGACCGCGGTGTCGATGTCGTGAGCAATGGTCACGCCCTTGCCGGCTGCCAGGCCATCGGCCTTGATCACCAGCGGCGCGCCGCGCTCGCGGATATAGGCCAGGGCCGGCTCGAGCTGCTCGAAGGTCGCGTAGGCCGCGCTGGGAATGCCGTGACGGGCAAAGAACGCCTTGGCGAACGCCTTCGAGGCCTCCAGCTCGGCCGCCGCCTGCCCGGGGCCCAGACAGGCCAGCCCCGCCTGCTCGAAGGCATCCACGATGCCGGCGGCAAGCGGTGCCTCGGGCCCGATCACGGTCATCTCCACGGCCCGTTCCCGGGCCTGCTCGACAAGCGCCGGGATATCGTCGACGCCCACCGCGAGGTTGCTCACCCCCGGCTCACGGGCGGTGCCGGGGTTGCCGGGCGCCACGTAGACGTGGCCGCAGCGCGGTGACTGTGCCAGGCGCCAGGCCAGCGCATGCTCGCGCCCCCCATTGCCCACGACCAGGATGTTCATCGGACTGCTCCCCATGGTCGGTCAGTGGCGGAAATGGCGCATGCCCGTCAGCAGCATGGCGATGCCGTGTTCGTCGGCGGCGGCGATGACCTCGTCATCGCGGCGCGAGCCTCCCGGCTGGATGATCGCGCGGACGCCCGCCGCGGCGGCCTGATCAATGCCGTCGCGGAATGGAAAGAACGCATCCGAGGCCAGCACCGAGCCGGTCAGGTCTAGGCCCGCCTCGGCGGCTTTGCTGACGCCGATCCGGGCACTGTCGACCCGGCTCATCTGACCGGCTCCGATCCCCAGGGTGCGGCCCGCGCGGCCATAGACGATGGCATTCGACTTGACGAACTTCGCCACCCGCCAGACAAAGTCCAGTTCCTCGGCCAGCGCCTCGCTCACCGGCTCGCGGGTCACGCAGCGCAGGCCCGACTCGGCCGTCAGGGCGCGGTCCTGGGCCTGCACGAGCAACCCGCCGCCCACCGGCTGCAGGCGCCATTCCGATGCGGCCACCGGCCCTCCCGGCACTTCCAGCACGCGCACATTGGTCTTGGCGGCGGTCACCATCAGCGCCTCGTCACTGACCGCCGGCGCCAGGATGACCTCGACGAACTGACGCTCGACGATGGTCCGGGCGGTGGCCGCATCGAGCGGTCGATTGAAGGCGATGATGCCGCCGAACGCCGAGGTGGGATCGGTGGCGAACGCCGCCTCATAGGCCGCCGTCGGCTCGGCCGCCACCGCCACACCGCAGGGGTTGGCGTGCTTGACGATCACGCAGGCGGGCGCGTCGAACGCCGCCACGCAGGCCCAGGCGGCATCGCCGTCGGCCAGGTTGTTGTACGACAGCGCCTTGCCCTGGCGCTGCTGGTAGTCGGCGAAGCTGCCCGGTCGGGCCAGGGGATCGCGATAGAACGCGGCCGGCTGATGCGGGTTCTCGCCATAGCGCAGCTCCGCGGCCTTCTCCCAGTGGCGGTTGAGCTGGCCGGGAAAGGCCGATACCTGGCCGTCGGCGTCGCGGGCCGACAGGTAATCGCTGATGGCCGCGTCGTAGCGCGCCACATGATTGAACGCCGCCACCGCCAGCTCGTAACGCTGCGCGGCGTCGAGGCCGCCCTGCGCCGCCACTGCCTCGATGACCGCCGGGTACTGCGCCGGCGCCGTCACCACGCCGACGCCGGCATGATTCTTGGCCGCCGCCCGGAGCATCGCCGGGCCGCCGATATCGATATGCTCGATGGCCGCCTCCAGCGAACAGTCGGGCCGCGCCACGGCCTGCTCGAAGGCGTAGAGGTTGACCACCAGCAGGTCGATGGGCGGGATGGACTGCTCGGCCATCACGGCCTCGTCTTCGCCCCGTCGGCCCAACAGCCCGCCATGAATGCGCGGGTGCAGGGTCTTCACCCGACCCGCCATGATTTCCGGGAAGCCGGTGTACTCGCCGACCTCCACCACATCGATCCCGGCGTCCTGCAGCAGCGTGGCGGTACCGCCGGTGGACAGGATCTCGACCCCGCTGTCGGCCAGGCAACGCGCCAGCGGCT containing:
- the purH gene encoding bifunctional phosphoribosylaminoimidazolecarboxamide formyltransferase/IMP cyclohydrolase yields the protein MSAAATPLPIRRALISVSDKTGIEPLARCLADSGVEILSTGGTATLLQDAGIDVVEVGEYTGFPEIMAGRVKTLHPRIHGGLLGRRGEDEAVMAEQSIPPIDLLVVNLYAFEQAVARPDCSLEAAIEHIDIGGPAMLRAAAKNHAGVGVVTAPAQYPAVIEAVAAQGGLDAAQRYELAVAAFNHVARYDAAISDYLSARDADGQVSAFPGQLNRHWEKAAELRYGENPHQPAAFYRDPLARPGSFADYQQRQGKALSYNNLADGDAAWACVAAFDAPACVIVKHANPCGVAVAAEPTAAYEAAFATDPTSAFGGIIAFNRPLDAATARTIVERQFVEVILAPAVSDEALMVTAAKTNVRVLEVPGGPVAASEWRLQPVGGGLLVQAQDRALTAESGLRCVTREPVSEALAEELDFVWRVAKFVKSNAIVYGRAGRTLGIGAGQMSRVDSARIGVSKAAEAGLDLTGSVLASDAFFPFRDGIDQAAAAGVRAIIQPGGSRRDDEVIAAADEHGIAMLLTGMRHFRH
- the purD gene encoding phosphoribosylamine--glycine ligase, which translates into the protein MNILVVGNGGREHALAWRLAQSPRCGHVYVAPGNPGTAREPGVSNLAVGVDDIPALVEQARERAVEMTVIGPEAPLAAGIVDAFEQAGLACLGPGQAAAELEASKAFAKAFFARHGIPSAAYATFEQLEPALAYIRERGAPLVIKADGLAAGKGVTIAHDIDTAVEAATSMLGGAFGAASERIVVEDFLTGEEASFIALVDGETVLPLASSQDHKARDAGDQGPNTGGMGAYSPAPVVTDAVHARILESVIRPTVRGLVAEGRGYRGFLYAGLMIDARGEPRVLEFNVRLGDPETQPILMRLASDPVTLFEAALNGRLDAGAVQWDPRPCLGVVLAAAGYPGAYAKGDVIEGLGDADGDGRKVFHAGTATNARDEVVTAGGRVVCACALGDDILAAQQAAYDLAETVHWPGRFMRADIGFRAVNAQLQAESS
- a CDS encoding MAPEG family protein, with translation MTLAYWMVLVAIFMPFVFAGLAKSRGRFDNARPREWLAGLSGWRQRAHWAQLNTFEAFPPFAAAVIIAHQLGGAQGWIDAVAVLFVVLRLGYGAAYIADRPTLRSLLWTGAFACVPGLFAVAALTTG
- a CDS encoding YbaN family protein, with protein sequence MKHDGNNGSTGPETLRRRLVRRGWLMLALFFIGLGSVGAVLPLLPTTPFLLLAAMCASRSSPALHAWLYSHPRFGPLLRDWRDHRAIRPRAKITALVLVALSWGWMWISVEPLYARLSASAVMAGVVIFLATRPHGPSR
- a CDS encoding histidinol-phosphatase, translating into MQLAIFDLDNTLLEGDSDYLWGQHLIEQGAVQRDEFDAQNRQFMRDYEAGELDIEAFLQFALRPLADHPESRLMDWRDAFIERHIRPRILPAACELVDDHRRRGHALMIITATNRFVTAPIAALFDIPVLLATEPERGPAGYTGRPAGIPTFQAGKIEALRAWLDEQEQRFDTLHFYSDSRNDLPLLEVVDQPVAIDPDPVLAAAARANGWPMLTLRAGDTPQPLA
- a CDS encoding copper chaperone PCu(A)C, encoding MHRTALHRLTGLATALIGTALAGAAQAELIIEDAWARATPPGFSKGAVYLEIRNDSRRSDTLIGVHTERAGRAELHRTIEEGGNSRMVHTPRVRVPAEGSVTFEPGGRHVMMMGIDEALTEGERFSLELEAETAGTLRVNVEVLAPTAMGVD
- a CDS encoding RNA pyrophosphohydrolase, which codes for MIDSKGFRPNVGMILANGAGELLWARRVGQNAWQFPQGGIQRNESPEAALYRELNEEVGLTPADVAVLGSTRGWLHYRLPRHLIRRRQRPTCIGQKQVWFLLQLRSADTRVRLDASPDPEFDRWDWVSYWYPLEAIVSFKRDVYARALDELAPLLFPEGPPARPADAGCGQPPAIPRPGQGR
- the hemN gene encoding oxygen-independent coproporphyrinogen III oxidase, with amino-acid sequence MADNLLLDRALLRRYDVTGPRYTSYPTAAQFTEDFDAARYRDHVSWSNGDPIPRPLSLYVHVPFCRTVCFYCACNKVITANYRRAQDYLARLIEELDLQAALFADDRPVEQLHLGGGTPTYLSDDDLATLIDAIAERFPLAAPERREFSIEVDPRTVDRQRIRHLAALGFNRLSLGVQDFDDDVQKAINRIQGVQATADIVEEARAQGFRSINLDLMYGLPLQTPERLSRTLDAVMTMRPDRIALYNYAHMPQMFRIQRQIPDATLPAAEMKLTLLIEAMQRLAGEGYQYIGMDHFALPGDELAEAADNGTLHRNFQGYATRPDLDLIGLGASSIGQIGDAFMQNHRDPEGHAAAVRAGELPIWRGVAMDDDDRLRRDVIQAVMCRGRVDYAAIEARHGIDFADYFGDALAALSPLVDDGLLTLAPGALEVTPRGRFFLRNVAMPFDAYLAAAGGERRFSRVI